A window of Daucus carota subsp. sativus chromosome 2, DH1 v3.0, whole genome shotgun sequence genomic DNA:
CTTGGCTCGTGCATTGATTATTGCTTCTTCTGCCCTTTTCTTGGAAGTTCTCTCTTCTTTCAACTGTGCAACCTTTGTTTCAATTTCCACAATCCTGGAATATATGATGTTCAGTGCCACTTGTTCTAAAGCATTCTCAAGAGGAGGCTGTTCAAGTTTCTTCTTCAAATTTTGAAGTGATGGAAGATGTTTCATTTGCTTCAATTTATTGAAAGGCAATTTAAGTTCCATACCTTCGATTTTCATGATGATCCGGGATGAATAACCACATACTCTCGAAGTATTGTGCCTTGTCTCCACAGAATTTTTTCAGTTTCTAAGATCTAGTAATGTTTTGAGCACAAATTTATCTTCCTTTACTACTGAACACTTGACTCGACCAATTGCTCAAGAAAATGGTCAACTGAATTCCCCCTTTTACAAAATGTGAGTGTTGTTGGATTGAATGAAACAACAGTAGGCTTAGGATTTTCAGGAACAACAGGATCAAGAGGTGGCACTGGATAAGGTAGTTGGCTTTTGATACAATCTAGGCTTAGGCTTCAAACAACAATGAaattcagacgataagcattgAGAATCTCAGCAGTTTGTATTCTTTTCTTTGACTTAGAGCACTTCATTCTCACTTCACCTTCAAGATACTTTAGAATATATACGAGCAGTGTATATCTAGATAAAGATTCATCCTTTAAGCAAATACTCTAGAGCATCCCATCCTTGAAGTACATAATAACAGGTGGATAAAAGTGTACCTCTACACTCATGTCAACAATCCGCTTTTCCACCATATCCCTGAATACCTCATTATGCTTCTCATCAatagagatgatcttgtttcggACCAAATATAGTTCAGTCAGAGAGAGGTTCCTCAATAGCTTGCAAGTAACATGTTTGAACCTATCACTTTGTCCTGCTAGTATGAAAGTTATATACACCATCCAGCCATTTCCAGGAAGTAGTCCAACAGATACGGAAGTaatgatatcattcaacacTTCGTGATAGTCATGAAGATTCTCATGATTTCTCCAGAAGACATCAAATATATCTTTCACATCCTCATCATGATTGTTCTTCTCCACTTCCAGTATATCAAGTACAGACATTGCATTATCCTAATCACCTCCAACTTTGTGCTTAGAAGCTTCCCTACTCTCTCTTCAAATCCGCCTTTGATTTTCTAGATTCTCCCTGGCTTTTCTTTGCTCAGTTAACTCCTCTCTGAACTCATCAATGTCCTGAGGATTAGCAATCTCATATTCTTCAATAGGGAGAACATCATTATGATAAGTCAACTCATATGCAAAGTCTTCATCTCCAGGTGGGATTTCACCTTCttattgatcatcatcatctccTTCCATCCTTAGCACTTGTTATGGCTCCACATGCATATGAACATACTCTTCATCTTGATTGCTAGTTTGAGCTCCAAATGCAAAATCAAAGAGCTCCTTCGTGAGTCCTACCAGTACTCCCTTACTCTTATCAACCGATGCTTTTTCTactactctctccccctcacATGAGTAATCTTCTCGAGAAAGTTGAGAAGCAAAGAAACAAGCTTCCAGTGATGCCAATCTCTACTTCAACATACTTGCATTATTCTTGACTTCAACCAATTCTACTCATTAAACAATATTTTCAGCCTCGAAGTGTTGGACTTTGAATTTCAgggcttcaaattctgtcacagatacgaTTGGAACAGTTACAACAAATTTTATAGCATTACAGTAAATATACTATCTAAATAACTTAGAAAAAGCTACAACCCTGCTCAATTCCTTGCTTGCACATTTTTGGAAATATTTGTCTTCTTGACTGCTTTGCTTTGTTGAATACTTCCATTTTGTATAGCTTAAAATGGCAAGGTTTGAGTTCTTCAATATGGGACTCGGACTATGGGGCcatttgggtgagcttaaaataagtggttcttgcttaaagttaaaaaagtgaagtagaatttAGAAGTTacttaagacttataagtgattaaagtgtttgggaaaaaagtagaagtcatgaagtAAAAACTAGGATTCTTAGcattttataagtgcttctcgactttttacacaaacgatacgaataaatgcttttaacttataactCCAGAAGCGGGGCTTAAAAGCTCCACCCAAACATCCACTATATTTAGCttagcttcaaaaacaaattataattaaccTATATGACTAttgtcttttttatttattgaaattgtCAATTGATAACTCCCATATTAGGAATCGATAACTTAACAATCAATCTTTGGTGGTCATCTTGACTAGGCGCATATAGCTTCTTAATTTATTAGTTGATAGTTCATTCCCACTTGTCGTTGATGGGTTGAATAGGAGTTGATGAATCTTTATTCCTCATCCGTTGATAGCTTTATTTAGCCATTGATCTTCATTTTACTTGTGTAGGTTACATGATttagaatatttataatttgacatCCTAATTACACATCTTGTGATAGATCAAAACGTATTAGTTGATCAACTTATTCTAgcaactaataaaaataaaaagtacctattttattacaaaaaccAAATAAGTTGATGGGCTACATAATCAACAAATATTAcagataatataatattcattgaTCAACTATATTTCCCTTAGCAAGATTACACTAAATATTTTTGACTTATCATCAATACTAACATATTTCTAACAGTCTTTAATATCTTGGAGATAAAGTGGATAAACGGAATGAATTTGGTACATGTGtatcaaaataaatcaataacaAAGAATTTTGtccttaatattattttatactgCTAATATTTTACTACTAAGATTAAACCAAACGAAACCAAACATAcgcagtatatcccgcttaaaGCAGGGTCTggggagggtaagatgtacgcaacCATGCCCTTACTCAGTAAGGAGGTTGTTTCCATGAAGATCaccggcttagtgcacaatatacaagataatgtGTGAGTTCAAAATAGAACCTTAGCCCGTGGTATTATTCACACAGGACTTACCTGTAGAAGAAGCGATCATTAGCGGGAAGAAAACGGTTACCAGAAGCCGCAATCATTGGTGAGGGAAACGATTTCCACGCAGTTGGGTTTTTCGTATTTTCAGATGTCCAGCATTGATGCTCCATACAAATACTCGCAACCCATTTACCCTCTTCCTCAGAACCTGTACCCTTATCTTCACCAAGAAATTGAGTCCCATAAATCTTGTGTAAATTAAGAAATGAACCTTGAACAATGTAATACGTTGTCTCCAATCTGTCTTATTTATACAAGGACGCCTCTCAGAAATCTTAATCTATATCAATTGAAAACGAAGAAAAATGTGGAAGAAATTCATGGATTTTGAGTTTTTCCTATTCGGCAAGCAGCCGCCACATTGGAAGAGCATTAGCAAACTGAAGACACTCAAACTGCCAAACCATTTCAGCATTTCGCAAACACACCCATACGTCCAACTCCACCACTCTCTACCCTACCATCCAAATTAAACCCTATTGGTTGTAAAAGAAACTATAACAGTACAACTATTTTATTCTTGAGAAATatagaatcaagttgtaaaaaggaagaaattttgaaaacgAATCTAGATTTGACATGAATAATTCGAGAAGATGATAAAATCAGATAGTGTGAGATGGTGTTAGTATTTACTACTAAGATTGtaggatatataaaaattcGACCCTCTTTCTGATTTTACTCCTTGACTGATGCCCCATCAAACTACCTTCTGGATTGGGCTCGGTAGCTTTTTGTGTATTTAATGTGAAATTTGAAAGGTGAGGTCTATGTGCTGTGCTTATATAAAATAAGCAAaatcctttttatttttatgtggaGATACCAAGTTGATATATTTCATTTAGTTAACTCAAGTCTCTCAGCTAATTCATGTTATGGTTTGATCCCGggttatgtgtgtgtgtgtgtgtgtttaggtttgtcatatttaaagtacctataaaaaaatagaagctTGTGTATCTTGACAggaaaaaaagaataatttataGATCAAAGGCCTAAGATAATATTTGAGAACATTTTCGTTTAGcctaaaaaaatagaaatttttttggcataagataatatttttcaacattttaatttagcccaaaaaatcatttttatttcgcAAACAAAAAATCAACAAGACAGTTTGGTCTACGTTTAAAGACCATCATCCTCGAACACTTCAGAAAACTTGTGATGTGCATCACTAGTTCCTTCTCCAAAGTTTACATGGTTCGCACTTGTTGGCTTACCTACATTTTTAAAACCAAGCATCCCCTGCACACTAGTGCCTTCTTCAAAGTTTACATGGTTCACACTTTCCTGATTACCTACACTTTTAGAACCAACAATCCCCATTCCAAGATCACTTGTAGGCTCTTGGTTCAGATCCCGTACGCCTGTATTCAGTTGACCACTTGCCTGCATTATCCCATCACTAAAATTATGAGGACCCAATAAAGTATGTTCTTTGCTGATATAATTTTGGTCCGTCCCCTCACTTGTTTTCCCTCCATTTCCGTCATCTGCTTGAACACCAACTGGTTCAACAATTTTAGCTTGAAAACAATTCCTCGTATCTTGACCACCTTTCATGGTCATGTGAGCAAAATCGTGAGGAAATAGTGGAGATTGTTTCCCAACATGTGCTGCTTGGTCatctttgatattttcttttatagtaTTATGGACGTTGTAGCTCATTGCCTCTAGCTTTCGTTTTACCTCTTCCATTTTATAGCACACAAAATGTGAAGCATTTAGCCGAATCGGAGGCTTTGATATAAATGCAGGAGCTATTACCTGTGAATTGGTACCGACTTTTATAGGACCTCCATATCCCTACAATATAGATGAAGTGTTTAATATAGATAATTAAGATATATTTAAGTTgtagtatattataaataaacagTAGTAGATTTAATTAAGCAATTAAGGGacatataaaatcataatagtATTAACTAATATATGTTTCACATTATAGACTAATACCTGTAGCTTTCCAGAAAGTTGGCTATATGTTCCCGACTCCTTCATCCTCCCCAAAATTGAATTCAGACCTGCACCTGCTTCTAAGAGAAAAAAGAAGTTGCCGAATCATCATTTATGTATTAACGACAAGTTAtgtattataaaatgaaaataattaccTAGAAGATAACAATTACCTTGTTTACAGAGAATGTTACTTGCATCCAAGAACTTCGAGTGAAGAGAAGTTGACAAAGTCATGCGTGACTTCTTATGGTTTCCAACATCATCCTCAATAGTTTTATTTTCTTCAACAGTAATTATCATTTTTCTCTTTGAATTTCCTGGATTTGGTTTTATTGCGGAATCACAGCGATTAATGTCATTACTTtgattgaaatatttttcttcatCAATAGGACTAGTATTGTCAGTTAAAGCAGGTAATTTGCCTGTCTCCCTATAGACATGTTGCCATGTATTTCTGATATCAATATTGCTTGGTGATTTCGAAAACAAGTAGCACACTCCATTGTTAAAAGCTTCACTCACGAATTCCATTGTTACATCCCCAGCAATTACTACAGATTGAAAAGCTAATCAACAAACTACGAAAAGGAGAAAGACTGAATCCAAGTATTATGATAATGTCACTTTGTAATGATAAACAAAAGAAAGATCTATTAAGCTTACAAATGACTGGAATGCTCGTGCATTCATGGCGAACTTTCCGCACGAACTCAAAAATTTCCATTTCCGGCATGTCAATGTCAGCAATTACAATATTGTGAcaactttttcttttcttcagccTCGCCAGTGCACTACATGCTGATTCTTCAGTTGTCACTGCAAAAAAATCCAGATATAATTAATACTTattagattaaaataaaaatatttcggtcgtataattaatataaatcgaCGTTCACATAATTAACATAAGTTATAGCACTTTTTTAATTGTGTAGATCATACCATAAAACAATTATAAcccataattttaaataacataaGTTATAGCGACCTTCATCAACATGTACCCATTACATTCACCAAATTCAGATACAACACAAGAATATGATCAGAGGGTATCCATCATATACACGGGATTTAGATTCAACACAAGAATAGTCAACGTATACACATCAAAATAAACGTCAAATCATAAATACAAAACAAGACCAATAGAGTATCTTAAATTATACTAGACTAATGAAATGAGAgcctcttttaaaaaaattaaaatactcagATTTAAACCATCACCTTGATATTCTTGTTCCTTAAATCGAGATTCAAGCGACATGAGTAAAGATACGTTATGAACTACCAACAAAATGTGAACACATTGAACGAAACTTATATCTTTCACAAATGGAGTACTAACAGTATTCATGGTCATTCTTATAGATATTGAACAAAgcagattttatatatatgatgccGAGAGGCGTTTGAGAACAAAGAGCAGAGTACCAATATTAGCGAGAGGAATGCATAATATATACATCTCGAGAGTGCTGCTTTAAATCTTCAGCAAAATTATGACAATAtcttttatgatataaattttgatttgatatcaaatttactaggatttttgtttgattttggaTTTTATTAGATTTGTATTTGATTTGAATCTTaggaattgaaaaaaaaaacacatgaacCTGAACTGAACACAAAAATGGGTCATTTTTAAGTTAATCCAAGACGCTTGAACTCGacctaaaaattcataataattaatatattataaatttaatttacacaattgtttatatgatttaaaataattttgatccTGATATAACATTgagaaaattattaatataaattttttaacatattacaACTAAAAATCATTTTACATAACTTAAGTatctaattcaaaaaaattaggtCTCAAACGCCTATAGAAGCGGGGTTTGAATATAATGGATACAATCaatatgattattaataaaaaacacaAGTAAATTGAAGGACagtattgataataaaaaccGTTTGCACAGAATTAA
This region includes:
- the LOC135150340 gene encoding two-component response regulator ORR22-like, giving the protein MTMNTVSTPFVKDISFVQCVHILLVVHNVSLLMSLESRFKEQEYQVTTEESACSALARLKKRKSCHNIVIADIDMPEMEIFEFVRKVRHECTSIPVILIAGDVTMEFVSEAFNNGVCYLFSKSPSNIDIRNTWQHVYRETGKLPALTDNTSPIDEEKYFNQSNDINRCDSAIKPNPGNSKRKMIITVEENKTIEDDVGNHKKSRMTLSTSLHSKFLDASNILCKQEAGAGLNSILGRMKESGTYSQLSGKLQGYGGPIKVGTNSQVIAPAFISKPPIRLNASHFVCYKMEEVKRKLEAMSYNVHNTIKENIKDDQAAHVGKQSPLFPHDFAHMTMKGGQDTRNCFQAKIVEPVGVQADDGNGGKTSEGTDQNYISKEHTLLGPHNFSDGIMQASGQLNTGVRDLNQEPTSDLGMGIVGSKSVGNQESVNHVNFEEGTSVQGMLGFKNVGKPTSANHVNFGEGTSDAHHKFSEVFEDDGL